From the Helianthus annuus cultivar XRQ/B chromosome 17, HanXRQr2.0-SUNRISE, whole genome shotgun sequence genome, the window ATCAACACTTTCGGTATTCCAACGAACTATAACTCTTGTACCTTTGTTGCGTAAATTTCCATTAGAAGTCCAATCCCAACTTTTGAATACATTCTTACAAACGTTATTAAGGTTCTCAACCTTAACATGAGTCTCCAGAATAGCCAAAACCATAAGACCATTATCTTTTACTAATTTTTGAACCTCTTTTTGCTTGAGGGGGTGGTTCAAACCCCTAATATTCCACATCGCTATGCTATCCATTGATAACCTCCTGAGCAGGTGTGCTTGCACCTGTTTTGTTAGAGATTCCCTGCTGAGACTGCTCCATAAAATCATAGCCTCCTGCCTCCAAGTTCAGCCTCACTTCATCATTATCCGATCCCCATTCATCATTCATATCATTAAGAGCATCAAACGTGTTACTAGTTAGAATATTTGGGCCTTTGGATGAGCTCGGTTTAAAAGAATCCATCTTATCAGCTGGTTTCTTAGGCCGGTATATAAATCGCTGCCTATCCTTCACATTATATTGATGTTTTGTTGTCCTTTTCCTATTGGTTCCACTTTTAAAGCCCTgatcatcaaccttttctttctcctGAATCATGTTATCAGCTTTCTCATGAATTGTTGTTGGACAATCATCAATACCATGACCAAAGACATTGCAAGTGTTGCATCTGGGTGGTTTCCATTCATACTCCACCCTAATATTACTCTTTAAATATCCGCCCTTATCAACATTAggaacagcaacaacaacagacaCACTCTCCATTGGTTCTTTTTCGGCATCTAACTCAACAATAGCTCTAGCAAACCCACTTCTTCCCCACGAATCCAGACATATCTTGGTCGTTTCATTGTTAAGCGCCTTTGGAGTCCCTATTTTAGAAGCAATCAAACTTAGCCCATCCTCCGTATAGGCTGCCAAGGGAACATCATGCATATTCACCCAAACAGGTATTTTTTTTAACTCTTCTTTCTTTAATTCAGTACTCGGCGACCATTGCTTCAAGAAGAGTGGAATATTTCTGATCAGCCAAGGTCCGTCTTGCAAAACTTGTTCCATCCCATCTTTTGACTtaaacttaaaaaagaaaaagcCCTTACCATTCAGCATACATTTTTGCAATCCATATTTTTCCCACCTATGGCTAACAAAATACTCGACAACTAGAAACGCTAATCTTTTCCCCAGAAAGTACCCAAATAACACATTAGTAAACCTATCTTGCACCTGTTTCACCGAAGCAATCGGTATAGTGACTTCAACATCAGCATCCTCCATAGCCTTTGAGTTTTCCATGTATCGAAAATTTACCTTTTAAGTTGGCTTGATATTGGCTAGCTTCTCAGCATATGACATCGGTTTGGCTACATCATCACGAAATCCTTGAGTTTGATCCTGCACCGGTACATTAGTGTTCAACCCTACTACAGGTTCCTGACCCTTGATATCGCCTCCTCCATCTGGATTTGGCTGGTTTTCACCCAGATCAACAGGCACAGTTACCTTAGTAAGTTCATCGATAACATTAATAAGCCTAGGCTCCTTCTGTTCATTGATCACAACTCCACGCCATGGAAACACAGTTTTCCCTTCAGTATCACCAACCCTATCTGCATGACTCTTTCCCGAAGGCGGCTTACCCCTATCAAAAAATTGCGGCTTTACTTGGCTGTTCGGGATATTACTCCCTTGTTTTTTACGCTCGTTCATTCCAACTAATCCACTCTCTCTTAATTCACGATCAGAACAAAACCATGCAACCCGAAGAACAAAATCCAGCAAAGAAACACAACGATAAAAAAACGGAACTCAATAAACCCTAATCCTTATACCTTAGCGCCAACTCTCTATCCTTAACTGATTAAATAGGTGTATCAATCTAGCTAAGTTAATctcagttaaccgcaatcaaTAACAACCAATCTAATATGTCAGGATATCGAATTAAACATCTAAGGCAGCGATAGAAGAAAGAAAATAGCAAATCCCTAATTTCAGATTGATCACTattgctaacgagttcgttatagagTTTCGAAATATCAAAgctctaatcacagactgttatacagaAGGTCACAAAGAAAAATCTAAGGTTTcatgaagaacaagatcgcccAAGGAGAGAGAGAAAGGGTTCGAATTCGTTATTACAATtgttagtttaatctcttctaattaattatagataaacTCTTAACTCATATAATGACTTTTTTTAATAGGCAAATATTTATCAACTATATGTTTACACATGTAAATGTGGCTAAATCGTATATACACCCACCTTTAATCGAAGAATCTATTTAGTCAAACAAATTTATTATTAATATAccaaatttaataaataaattatcaCTAATAAATATTTGGCTATTATGATTAAAATTTCGGACATTATATCCTAATTTTAATTTACAATAGTAGGTAATTTTGATTTAATGTTAGATTGAATTGGACGAATGATAATGGTTCAACTTaattaagaataaaaaaaataattccCTGTTTTAGTTGATGATTTAGAAGAAAATAAATAGAATCACAATTTTTTCGATTTCACTCTTTCTTATTacataataataatttaaattattatGCATCCTCTTGTAATCTTTTACCCTTTTGTTTTGTATTTATATTTCTCATGCCTTTGCGTTATTACACAATACTAAAATTAATACTATGTTGCAAGGATCGTATTTAAGTAACCACAAAATAAGCATAAATAAccttattttttaaattaaaattataagTGAACATATTTATGTAATAACAAAATAAGCATAAATaatctttttttaattaaaactatAAATGAAAATACAAGTAACAATAAAATACATAAATAATCACATGTAACAAAATAACATGTATATTAACTTAATATAAAACTAGAGTTAGACGTTCTTAATTAATTTGACATTTCATATCAAACATATATAAAACTAGAGTTAGACGTTCATAATTAACTTGACGTTTAATGATAATTCATTTGGCATTCAAATTTATTTAACAATTTAAccttataataaataaaaaaataaaataaaatgttataataagcaaatagtatatcaaagtccaatttttatgtttatatcatgATGACTACATGTTTTAACcaattacattatatttatttatccgtgtaatatacgggtaaattcaactctgtaatacatatgttttttaagatacaactttttttattacttagtatataaattacttttattcaacccgtgtaatacacggggttctaacctagtaatattataaatgagaaggagattaaactaaataataattatccataagatatttaACTAATAATATTTGGttggagggttatctataatataagatactaaattaaataatatttagtaggagggttatctataattaattagaagagattaaattaaaataataattatctataagagatggcctaatatgatgacaagtgtccctaaagtggtttcttttattatatagtactagcggtaagacccgtgtgcaaacacgggtcgtttcttagaaaaccatgcatataagtatattgacagagagtaaaaaaataattactgcagacttacaaaattgatataaattaaTGATCAATAGCTTTATTCAACAGCGATTCCATTATGTTGAAAGCAaactactttacaaaattactttaatgatagggtgatttgggattttgtaaaaatgtttgtttttgtactactttacaaaattacatagaattcaagaaaacgaaacaatAAATTAAATAGATGTTGAGTTATTTAAAgttctgttgaatactaaatgagatgttgaccaaaattgaaacagatgttgaccaaaagtcaatcagatgttgaccaatagtcaaacagatgttgaccttaaacagatgtttggtttaatgCCACagatctgtttatggccaaacatctgtttaagtccaaatatctaatatagaaggccaaacatctgtttaaggcaaaACGTCTGTGTAAGGTGAAACATATGTTTATGACCAAACATCTATTTAagctcaaacatctgtttaagtccaaacctctgatataaaaggcctaacatctgttaaaggccaaacatctgttaaaggccaaacatctgttaaaggccaaacatctgtttaagtctgAGCAGATGTTTAACTTAATCTGATAAACTGTATTCTCACActgttttcctcttcaaaacactgttgaacctaacatgggtttccattaactattgaccaaaagtcaaacagatgttcaaaccactgtttgttattgtatttctttacaaaattacatatatttcaagaaaacgaaacaatgacttaaagaactataatttaacacataatctaaTCGGGCAAAGCAATCTATTATCTGACAATTCCCTGCTTTTGACAACATGAAACACAACATCATCATGCCAAATACAGTCATATACATCCATCCATTATTCTGAATTCATAAACCCATAAATGCAGAAAAATGTCACGTTTGCGATTAATAAACCAAGTTTCTACTAATTGCAGTTACTATTAGCAAAAAGAAGCATGATATcatctatatataaaacataaagtGCTAATAACAGTATTTTATCATGTTAGCTATACATAGCAGCAAAACATCaagttaataattaaaaaaaaacatacaatatCACCATCAAAATATTCATAATTATAATATCTGATATCAGAACATACTTAAATGTCGTTGTTAAACCGAGGTAACTTGATTTAATACGATCTTCTGTTCCGAAGACAAGTATGTGAAGTGCAACATATCACCAAACCTCAACTTATTCTCAGTCATAAACTTTCGCCAATCGTCCAACGCATAACGTGGCTACAAATCATTTAACTCCGACTTAACATCATAAACCTCCACAACTCCAACcatgttttgaactttcaaaggatgaagatcaacagAAAGACCTGCTCGTCTGGCAACTTCAACAGGAAGACACTACATGTATTGTGTGGAAAAAAATAATAGTcagacaaataaacataaatcattagtttgttataaaaaacGGTATACCAACCTATAGTCTCCTTTGCGATCAATATGAAAGAACTCAGGGTCGAGAAGATGTGCAGAATGTTTTTTTGCAGTCTTTATAATCTTATTTCTACAGATAAGCTTTTTCTGAACGTTGGCGGCTCTCTTCCCCTTGATGAAAAAGTATACATGTGAATTAAAGGAATGTTGAATATATGCACAAAAAACAGTTTATGTAAGATATACTGATTAAGTGGTGAGTATAGATACCTTAACTTTGTGAGCAGATGAAGAACATCCAATATAATCACTTGTGTCGACAGGTAAGGCACCATTTCCCTTAGTCATATTCTTGACCGTCTCCTTTCTCTCAGAAGTAACTTTACCTTTCTTCGTAACCTGTTGTCATAGAGTAACTTTAATAACCATAGTAATATAACAATCTTTAACACGGTAAACttacatcttgtgttttattcaATCATGAAGACATGTGTCTCTTCGACGTCCATTTGGCATTCATTCGTAACTTCTTCTAAATAATACATTATTAGATAAATGTAACATCAGTAAACAACATTACTAATAGTTGTAAAAACATTGAATTCTTATATgtgtaaaaattaaaaataaataattttaataatttagtaAGTACCTGATTAACGGTTCTTCCTTCACTTACAGACACAACTTCTTCATCCTCATAGATGTCCTGGTCAAAATTAATGAAAGAATTTGTATAATACTAAAATAATTAAAACCTTTACTGCTAATACTAAATACATACGTACCTTGAATACATTCTCAACATAATCAGCCTTCGATTTCTCAAGCACACTATCATCATCAGATTCAGGTTTCTTCGAAAAGCAAATCTCAGTCTCATCTCTATAAACTACTATGTCAAAAACAACATCATCAATTCTGCTAAACACAAGCAAATCATCCTCCAGTATTCCAACATCTTTACACATTTCTGGCCATCCTCTAGCAAATACAAAGTTCGTATCAACCTTAGACACCTCAACATTCCAATAGGAACCCTTATAACAGATTTGAAATTTGCCACTTGGTGGGCTGTTTTCGTAAAATTGTTTAATGAAGTAGTCTTCGATTACctgcataaaattaaaaataatgaatACTATACGTGAAGTATGTGACTTATGAGAATAAGCGTTGACAGATTTAAGATGCAAAAGGATTCAAGTTAAGATCAATAGTCATACCGTAAAACCAAATCTTGCATAACGATTAAACGTGAAATAAGATTCACCACACATgccatcaacaaaacatgaaagcTCATGCCCAAAATCACCTAAGGCTCTGAAAACCAACAAAGTATCCCTCGGTAATTTGAGATCTTTAACAACACTGTCCCAACCGTCAGTTATTATTGGCGTTGAATTTTCTATTCTGACCCTCACAACCCACTTTTTACCAGACTCATGCTTTATTcgcaacttatttttttttttttttgccaacaATCTCCCCACTTTTGATTAGCAAAGGCTATAGGTGCATCCTGTATATAATTTTTAAGTAGTGTAAGAAAATATAAACTATAACAactgttaaatatatatctaaataaaaataaattatgtacATAAAAACATGTCATACCAGTTTCAAAGATTCTGGGTTATCAAGAACTTGACAAATGTAGTATACATGACAAAACCTGAATCAGTAAAGATGTTAAAACATTGAAATTAAAAAGTTGGCTTCGAAGATGAACATTAACTTTTTGTATTAACAGAGTATCTACTGAAATTAATCATAGAAACAGAGTATGAGTTAAAAATTTTATGCAAATaataactattttaatatgttctCAACAAATGATTCAAACATCTAACTAAACCCTTCTTGAATGTATAGCAATAAACATAAAATCGTATTTGTAGGAAGATAGGATtagaatttttttaattaaaatcgGTTAAACAATATAATGTATTACAATATGAATTTACATACCAGTTGTTGAAGAAAAAACAACAAAACCTCCAGtgattcaagtgtagaagacggagaataagaaagttgaaaccctagaaaatgattGGGAAGAAGAGATTTTTGAAAGAAGTCAGGTGATAGATGTTTGATGTGTAATAATGCTAAAGAAATAATGACAGTTGTGTTTTCGTTTTCCCATATTTTGAACAAATGAAAAATATTTACACATACACCCCTTATTGAATTTGTTATTTACATTTACAAagttaataaaagatgtctaaaagatgtctaacaaaatgtgtttggaaacctctgttggtcgtTGGAAACAGTGTAagtcaaacagtcgttagataaacagaagttatgagaacagatgataactttcagcagttgttttatttttagctaacatctgtccacgtcagaacctctgttATCATAATGCATGACAATCAGCAGTCAGCACTATAGTAAATGAATAGTCATTAGGAAAAACAAAAATTATGACAACAGACGGTACCATTTAGCAGTGGATGTGTTTTTAGGCAAGCataagtttcaaaaacagttgttttcaatcAGTGTAACTCAACAGTGGTAAGTCTAACATCTGCTATTAGCCCAACCACTTTAGGGAtgactgaaataattaaaatgaagatgCGACAACAAAGATTTTGACGATTCAAAATTTATGTCATTTAGACAACAGTAGTAAATCAAACAGTCGTTAgcatacacagttgtttcatcatcagcagattcttcaaaaaactactatcaatgatcaaattctgaacatttgttttatctttgcactcatctgttcaccatcaaaccaacccctgatgctattaaacctctgttgacttaccaagcagatgttcagacacaattcaacatcaacattatcTCTTCGCCATCAAACCAACTCTTCATGTTATTAaacttctgttgacttaccaataattaaactaaattaaactaaaaaactaaataagtaaaactaaaaggcaacatagattcataagtttaaaatttattcattattcatgacattaaaaatccaataattacatcacatactgaacaacattaaagttcacatctaacaataacagcaagaatgaagaaactttagcttcaactccatcgattgctgaacctctcgatgtatgtccttcagcatcgccatgaactccacgtctctatcaccgcactctatattactgacaacacaaagctcacgaacaGAAGTTGAAGGCATGCgcataagatctctggaaacctgctctctagtgaacaggccaacttgcaatccatcaaaacatctcttcaactcttgaagagtagccctatcttcatacacctgttcctcgatTTGCCTGACAAAACGCTGCTTGAAATCATCCGATTTTGCATCTGTGAATGAGgccatttgaataaactatattactcgactttcctgaaagtatgatatcttcgtaggaaaacgtgatgaaaaacaggttaagtgactatgagtttatatactgaactttgtaattatgaaaacgtgtagatttaatatatataaacatattaatgtaaaattcaaaacaacagtcttttaatacaaaaaccttttcaaaaccccAACTTTATGGGAAAACCGttaaattaaataccaagaaacccatGGGACAAAATATCGAAATTCgaacaaaagcagattatcaaaattacaattaaactcttcatttaccatgtagacgcgtttttaaactctataaaagaccgatgattagttttgattcaaaacatcaacaactcgtcctacaaatcactttctgtcaaaaaCAGTTCCAAATTAGAAAACCTACAAAAAATCTACATGGTAAACTTCAgtttctaccactggtcagacaccagcgatcttaaaacacaattctcgatgtggtcactcaaagaacaaagaatAGACCAAGAACTAAATaggaaagtcgacataatcaaCAACACTAATgacaacaaaacctggaacagcatagcattgctcgatgaagtcctccactctcctccatcagacttccagaagaatgcagaagagtttctgACACAACTTCTAGAACAGGATCAGAAAATATGCAACATGCTAACTAACCTGAAATTaaaaagagagcatgaaatcacatggagaaaggctaGAGTCTACGAAATCTTAGCAAGTGTTAACCCTagcgtgtaatactttataaatatttcattaaattccCATTTATCTATGTAGTagttcattttaataatataaacatgcatcttaacagttaataaaaaataagaaacaaacctaaaatggAAAGGTCTCTTCTCAACTGGTGTAGCACAACTGACTTTTTCccgatagaagatacatatcgtcgGTTGAAGTTGCAACTCTCTCATCAAAGAAtgtagcacatgcaacttttcacgatgttgcaacaattatattgcaacatcgatattgaaaggttgatgtgtgatggccaacatcattgaaacgacgatgttggaacaatgataccggaacgataacatgtaaacagaatcatcaaacattcgaacaaagaagtgtaatcggagaatagcggctgaatcacgagaaagatgcatttgagagagagagagagagagagagagagagagagacacgcTTACAGATATCagcgagagagatttgaatgtggatCCAGATAATTATGTCTTATTTATAGAATTAGAAAATATGgcttgaattttgaattttgaatgtagagccagaattttgaattggGAACAGATGTTGGATTATAAAATGTTGAGGACAGATGTTGATTAGAGAGAGTAAttgattgaagaagatgatatgttatatatctggagccataattttgaattttgaatttggagcCAAAATATTGAATCGTCAGAGGTTATgaagtttgaattttgaatcatcAGTGGTTTGATTACAGTGGTTTGATTACATTCGTTTGAATGGGTAGACCTTTGAATGGACAATGGTTTTGATTACAGTGGCTTGAATGGATAGTGGTTCGTATTATAACAGAGAATTTGAATGGGTAGACCTTTGGAATCTAAATGTGGGCCACCTTTGAATTTTAAAATCTtttaatattaggctttatgatgtaataatgagataagaaaagccttgttggacactCTCTCCTGCTGACacctcagcttttcttatgtcacttggatttctccttttatagacaGTATAGATGATAAGAATCATCTTTTTCTATGCACTTaaattttaaaacattataaattGGATTTAATAGCACCACACCATCTTTATCCTATTTTTTTTAACTATATTAGGATGAGTTTTATCTTCTAAATACTATAATCTATTTTCTTAATTTTGATTTCTTGCCATGAATTTATGCAATCAATATATATAGTTATCATGTTTTCAGGACTTTCGAGTAAATTATAGCATCAATTTGTTTTAATTTTGTCATCACAAATAGAAAATTAAAAATGACTGGAAACTCTTAAAATGATTAAGGGATTGTTTGTTTatctcttaatgaggctcttaagggttcagacctcttacttgttcaacacttaatgattcagactgtttgtttcacgagcaaatgtctgaatggttcagacatttgtctctgaatagttaagatttatacagagtctggatggttaagacctctaatctgaattggtcagtcATTTGCCTCTggacggttaagcattatacaggctcgtAATGGTTCAAACCACTTACTGGTTctgcacttaaccattcagatgttgccaaacatcccctaAAACTATTTTGAGGTGAATATTTGGTTTAACATATTATAAAAGGCCTTTCAAGTGTTTCTGTAGTTGCATCCTCAAAATGGTTTAACACTTTTTATCCTCAATATGGTTTAACATACTTTAAAAGGCCTTTCAAGTGTTTCTATAGTTTCATCCTCAAAACTTTTATCAAATCATATATTTATTAGCCATAATTTTTATTTTGTATTGTCTTTCAAAATTCGGGTCCTAAAATATTTGTTTCGTATGTATCTATGTAACAAATTgctttcaaaattttcttttattttatctCTTTACTCTCTCTTCTGTTTCCATATCACCACCCCCTCCATCGCCTTCTCCCATTCCATCACCACCATCTGAACCGAGCACCATCATGTTCTTCATCGCCGACCATCGCCGCTATCTTTGGCGGTGACACGGTTCTTGAAGCATCGTTGACCTAGGGGTTTTCCAGGGTAGATTGGAGCAAATCTAGAAGAATCGGGGCATGATGAGGGAAGCCAGAAGTTTTTCACAACGTTCATCAACTTAGATCTAGCCGGGTCGCCAGATCCGGCGACCGTGCACCAACAGCGGGTTCAACGACCACCACGACTTTGGTTTTTACTCATATTTATTTTCGGGCAAACATCAAAATCTAGTAGCTAGCTGAGGCAGTGGTTTCAACGACCACTGGTGACTTTACTTTCTACTCGTTTTTCCAGTGGGGTTGTTAATCAGAGAGGCTGTGATGTAGTTTTCTTGGCCGGCGGTGGAGGTAGTATTCAAGTGTACCTTGTTCTTGTTTGCTTGCTCTTTGTATTTGTACACTTTTTGTCAACTAGGACATTGGAATTTAAGAGGATTTTAGGTTGATGGTGAAGCAATGTGGAGGGTTGGGAGTTCAGGAATGGGTGAATAAGCAGCTTGATAACAAACACGTGGCTATGAGTAAGAGTGACCCACGGTCCAAATAAGCGAATAAGAGGACAAGAGCTACAACAAAATTGATACAATAATTCTAACATAATGTACAACTCTCATTGCATACAAATATTACAAATTATAGTATATatatgatgtgtgcaaaatgcaacatataaattacatcaatcgtggcataaaactaaccctttttagtactaatgttggaaaaagtgagcttttgtcttccttttgtactttcaggattaaatgagctcaaatgaacaaaagaagcaaaaaggcagctaaatctaacataaatacaagaaaaggaataaacgtggcatgcccgacccctcaacagcatcctcccaagcaaaaacaagaaaacaaaaggcatgtgatgcttgccaacgatcaggtaatatttcttccaaaaacgaaatgccacaaaatggcattcttgtttgtgaattttttgatgtgtggggactcaactttatgggacccttcccactgtcaaaaggaaacaaatatatacttgtggcggtagattacttgtctaaatgggccgaggctgaggcacttccaacaaatgattgAAGAGTcatggtaagatttctgaaaaaattattctctcgttttggcacACCAAAAGcattgataagtgatagaggtacccatttttgtaaccatcaactcgaaaattttttaacaaggtatggggtctatcaccgggtctcaacagcatatcaccctcaaacaaatggacaagccaaagtgactaatagaggtttaaaacgaatacttcaTTCACCCATATTTTCCCCCACGGTGCAgtcgaaattaaatctcggaatggaattccattcaaagtcaatggccaacggctgaagctctatcaaggattcattgaggatgaggaggaagaaatctcgcttcaaacggtcgaagagtaaaagcatcaacatcatacctggtaagttacgaacaagcgggttgacatctaaatcggtaagtcttctaaccaagttttgggaaaacagggcactcacacgagcacaaaattttttttcaaaaatcgcccgacacggggccgtgtccgccagacacggggccgtgtccgcacaactgtcgggataaaaccctcttttctaaacagtttcttcattccacacgccccgtttccccaaaCACTCTCTGGTTCAGGCAATCTTTCTTTAAGATTTCGACGTCCCCTCTACTCC encodes:
- the LOC110924476 gene encoding uncharacterized protein LOC110924476, with product MENSKAMEDADVEVTIPIASVKQVQDRFTNVLFGYFLGKRLAFLVVEYFVSHRWEKYGLQKCMLNGKGFFFFKFKSKDGMEQVLQDGPWLIRNIPLFLKQWSPSTELKKEELKKIPVWVNMHDVPLAAYTEDGLSLIASKIGTPKALNNETTKICLDSWGRSGFARAIVELDAEKEPMESVSVVVAVPNVDKGGYLKSNIRVEYEWKPPRCNTCNVFGHGIDDCPTTIHEKADNMIQEKEKVDDQGFKSGTNRKRTTKHQYNVKDRQRFIYRPKKPADKMDSFKPSSSKGPNILTSNTFDALNDMNDEWGSDNDEVRLNLEAGGYDFMEQSQQGISNKTGASTPAQEVING